The genome window TTATTTACCATCTGGGCTCTCGATACTATGGCCTATCTTGTGGGGATAACCTTTGGCAAACATAAATTAAATCCTGAAATTAGCCCCAAAAAAACCAAGGAAGGTGCAATTGGCGGTTTCTCCGCTGCTGTTCTGGTCTCGGTCGGATTATTATCTTCGGTTTTCGGATTTGTACACAGCCTGATTTTGGGTGCCATAATAGGAGTATTAGGACAGTGCGGTGACCTTTATGAATCTTTAATTAAAAGAACTTATAAAATGAAAGATTCCAGCAATATTCTTCCCGGGCATGGAGGAATAATGGACCGTGCTGACAGCTTTATTCTTCTTGCACCGGTCGTTTACTACTATCTGGTGTTTATTTCTCATTAACCTATGAAAAACATTATAATCTTAGGCTCAACGGGTACTATCGGTCTGCAGGCTCTGGATGTAATTAATTCATACCCAGCAGAATTCAAACTCTTAGGTATCAGCGGATTTGAGAATGTCCCCCTGCTAACAAAACAGATAAAAACCTTTAAACCCGAGTTTGTTGCCATACCTGATCCTAAAAAAGCTGAAAAATTGAAAGACATAAACCCGGGAACTGTTATTCTGTCTGGCAAACAAGCATTGCAAGACTTGGTATCGCTGAAAGAGGCCGATATAATCTGTGTTTCAATTGCCGGCATTGCCGCACTTATCCCAACCCTGCATGCTATTAAGCTTGGCAAAACAATTGCTCTTGCTTCCAAAGAAGTGCTGGTTTCGGCCGGCCATTTGGTCAGCTCCGATTTAAAAAAATTTAAAACAAATTTGTATCCGATAGACAGTGAACACGCAGCTATTGATATGTGTATGCAAAACTATCCCCGTGATACCATCAGTAAGATTATTCTTACCGCTTCGGGCGGACCTTTTCTGCACAGAAAAAATTTATCCGGAATAAAGCCGGAAGATGCCCTGAAACATCCGAACTGGAATATGGGAAGAAAAATTACAATCGATAGCGCCACCCTGATCAATAAAGGGCTTGAGGTCATTGAGGCTCACTGGCTCTTTGGTTTCGGTTATGAGCAAATAAAAGTGTTGGTGCACCCTCAGAGTATTATTCATGGAATGGTGCTCCTGAAAAACCAGGCTTATCTGGCACAAATGAGCAGCACAGATATGCGCATTCCAATTCTTTATGCTCTAAGTGCCAGAAAAATTACAAACTTTAATCATCACCCTTTAGATCTTGCCAACCTAAAACTGGAGTTTATGGAACCTGACCTGAAAAAATTCAAAGGCTTGCATCTGGCTTACGAAGTAGGGAAAAAAGGGCACTCCTGGCCCGCGGTATTTAACAGTGCTAATGAGGAAGCTGTAACCCTGTTTTTACAAAATAAAATTAAATTTACTGCCATTTACAGCTGTATAGAAAAAACGCTGGAAAAACATAATGAAATAAAGAATCCTGCCATTGATGACATCCTGAATCTGGACAGTTGGGCAAGAAACACGGTTTTGGCGGTAGCTCTCTCATGACAAATAAAGATATCTTTCTGGCTGTATCCTTAAATAGCCAAAAAACAAAAAATATATTTATCGAGCAATTGTCGGATGGTTTATCTCTTGCCGAGCTAACCATAAAATACAAAACACTATTACATAAACATTCTGAAGAAATTGAAAAAATAAAACATTTTTGTAGCAAAAATTCAGTGCAAATCATCTCATTAACGGATTGCGATTATCCGGCTTTGCTGAAAAACATCCCTGACCCTCCGGTGGTTCTTTATGCTCTGGGCAACATTAATCTCCTTTTGAAAAAAAGTATCAGCATTGTCGGTACTAGGCATTGTACACAAAAAGGTTATGAAACTGCTTTTCAGTTCGGCAAAGCTCTGGCCCGACAGGATATAGCTATTGTCAGCGGCATGGCCTCTGGAATTGATTCAGCAGCCCATGAAGGCGCACTTGAAACTAACGGGCCAACAATTGCCGTGCTGGGCTCAGGTATTAATGTGGTTTATCCAGCAAAAAATAAAAACCTCTATGAAAAAATTAAAAAAGACGGTCTGATTCTTTCCGAATTCCCACCCGATTTTCAGCCTGCGCAGTATACCTTTCCAATGCGCAATCGAATTATTGCCGGGTTATCCAGCGGCGTTGTTGTTATAGAGTCCAGGAAAAAAGGTGGAGCGCTCATTACAGCCAATTACGCTCTGGATTATAACCGGGAAGTGTTCGCCATACCTGGTTCTATCAATGAGGAAGCCAGCGAAGGTTCAAATCTGCTTATTCAAAACGGCGCCAAGCTGACACTTGGTATTGATGATGTCTTACAGGAGTTGAACTGGGCCATGACACAAAATTGTAGTCCGGTCTCAAGGTCGTCTACGCCCA of Candidatus Margulisiibacteriota bacterium contains these proteins:
- the dxr gene encoding 1-deoxy-D-xylulose-5-phosphate reductoisomerase, which encodes MKNIIILGSTGTIGLQALDVINSYPAEFKLLGISGFENVPLLTKQIKTFKPEFVAIPDPKKAEKLKDINPGTVILSGKQALQDLVSLKEADIICVSIAGIAALIPTLHAIKLGKTIALASKEVLVSAGHLVSSDLKKFKTNLYPIDSEHAAIDMCMQNYPRDTISKIILTASGGPFLHRKNLSGIKPEDALKHPNWNMGRKITIDSATLINKGLEVIEAHWLFGFGYEQIKVLVHPQSIIHGMVLLKNQAYLAQMSSTDMRIPILYALSARKITNFNHHPLDLANLKLEFMEPDLKKFKGLHLAYEVGKKGHSWPAVFNSANEEAVTLFLQNKIKFTAIYSCIEKTLEKHNEIKNPAIDDILNLDSWARNTVLAVALS
- the dprA gene encoding DNA-processing protein DprA gives rise to the protein MTNKDIFLAVSLNSQKTKNIFIEQLSDGLSLAELTIKYKTLLHKHSEEIEKIKHFCSKNSVQIISLTDCDYPALLKNIPDPPVVLYALGNINLLLKKSISIVGTRHCTQKGYETAFQFGKALARQDIAIVSGMASGIDSAAHEGALETNGPTIAVLGSGINVVYPAKNKNLYEKIKKDGLILSEFPPDFQPAQYTFPMRNRIIAGLSSGVVVIESRKKGGALITANYALDYNREVFAIPGSINEEASEGSNLLIQNGAKLTLGIDDVLQELNWAMTQNCSPVSRSSTPKPCLGKEEEAIYNLIGPEPLYIDKIAASASLDIRSLSTVLTVLELKQLIMQLPGKMFVRI